The nucleotide window TTCTGACCTCAGTCAGTTACACAAGCCTGTTATTTTTTACAGGGGTGCTTACATTACTAATCCCTGGTTTCGGTATCTACCTATTTATATTAGCGACGTATCTCTTTTATAAAATGCTCAGGGCCAAACGCAAGATAGCCAGCGGGCAGTCAATGGAGTTTCCGTCTTTAAAGGATGCCAGACGCAGGGTCAGGGCTCTTTTTATCCCGACAGGCGTATTCTTAGTTTTCTTATTCGCATCAATTGTTGCCGACGCCTTCTTCGCTCCCTTTAATATCGCCTTGGTGTTCCTGCCACCCCCAGAGCAAGGTGTATGCGTTAACGGCAATTCTAGTTGTGGTGGTCGTTTTTCACATTACATCGTCTTCGCTGTTTTCGGCTATCCTGAGCTTTAAATCAGCTAATCTTGAGGACTACCAGGTGCTAACCCTGGAAACTTTGACAGGCGTACAAGGGGAGGAAGAACACCTCTCCTTCTATACCGGCAGGAGCCTAGTGGTGCCCCTGCATTACGATTATTATGAAGGCCGTGACGTTGGCGGAGATAAAGAGAGAATAATAGTTAGGACATACCAGACGATCCACCCGGTTTTTGCCGGAATAATCTTTAACGGAATCGCTGAAAAAAACCGCCGTCAAGGCCTGACAAATAATGTTGACTTGGATTTATGGAACGCTGACCGCCTCCTGACAACCGAGGACATGGGCACAATTTTGTTGCAAAAAGGCAACCGTGTTTTATACATTGAGGGTAATCTGGATTTTGGTAGTGAACAGATTAGAAGGAACTTACACCAATTTCTCGATTGAGAGCAACAAGGGACCTGTCCCCCGGTCCTCAAAGGTGTTTTCGTCTGTGTTGGTTCTGAGGGGCTTGGGTTTATGGGCGCATATGAATGTTTTAAGGCTGCCCAGCTTCATCTTGGCCAAACCATCGACGCGGAAACCGAGGACACCGGGATTTACGCATTCACAATTGGGCCGGGGATGGTGCCAACCGCCACAGCAATTAAGGGTGTGATCTGGCCAGGTTTACAGGTAGATCCGCACCGGAAATGCATGCAATCGTTAAAGAATATATGATATCCGTGGAAGAAGCAGGCGCGGGATTTGCCGCTGCTATCTGCCTAGCCGAAAAATTCCAGGGCCAGGAAATCAGTAGCAAACAAGCCCTAATCGCCGCAGGTATCGATATTGGGCAAAAAAAGCCGGTATCTCGCTCGATAAGCAAGAAATCCAGCAAGCATTGGAATTATGTCGCCAGGTGCGGACGACCCTTAACGAACAGGCTCAGGGTTGGCAGCAGCGCTCCGTCTTTGAACGCCAATGGATGTTTCGGGAGTTCAAGAAATACTCCACAATGACTACAGAACAGTGGTTAGAGACTTTAATCAGGCTTGAGCAGGAGGATATCGAAGGTATCGACATTCCATTGGAAAAGTTGGCCCAGTTTTATACGCATCTTCAAGATTTGGCCCGCGGTTACACTAAGGATTCCGAAGAGCTGGAGCAAAATCTGGCAACTATTCAGGGGTGGATAGAAGCAGTGAACAATCTAAACCAGGTTTTGACGGCCAAGTAGCACGGGTCAGGTATCAATAGATACTAACTCCCTAACTTTAACGCTTGCGTTTTTGACCAGACGCACTCAAAAAGCACACTTCTGCAGTGTGCTTTTTTCAATGGGTCAGTGTTCTAGGTCTCAAGATACTGATTTATCAGGTGTTCAATTATTGCCGGTATGCGCTCATAGACATCCTCGGTCAGGACCCGTTCCGTGACTTTATGCAGATCTTTGCCCCAGGGCCCGATATTAACCACCGGCATATTCAGGGTCTTCAGTTTGTCAAAGGGGATGTGATAAACCGTATCCCAACCGGGGCTGTTGGCCCTGATTAGTTCCACATCCTCGTTGTTGCCGGCCCAGGAGGCATAGGACAAATCCGACATGCCCATGAAAAATGCCTGGGACTCAAAGGTTAGGTTATATTTTTCCTCCGCGAACCTGTTGATGGTGTCTACCAGGGAAAGCGGAGGTTTCTTCTCAATATACTGATTGTTGACATGGGGGTAATAGGGGCCGGAGAGGGCAATCACTATTGCCGGCCCTTCCATATCAAGCCACTCGGTGACGAATTCAATCATGCGGGTCGTTGCTTCCGGCAGCGTAATCTTATTGCCCCGCACAAGCTCTGCCAATTTGGCCAGGAACAAGTCATAGGCTTCAGAAAACAACCCGGTGTCGTTTTCCAGGGCCAGATTATAGATCATCTCAAACGTATAGACTCTCGGTTCAAAGGACACATCATCTGGCTCCTGTCCCGTCAGGTTGCAGTAATTCTCATAAGCGTCCTGGAAATGAATCAGCGTATCCCGTAGCGTGCGCCGGGACAGGGAATAGAGCTTTTTGACAATATCCTGGGGTGAGCGGGTAAAGGTCAGCCAGTTGAAATAGCCTGTGGCAGCTTCGGGGATTGAAGCGTCATAGGCTTTTTTTCTGTCCTTCAGGTTCACCCAAACCGGGGGCGGGGTGGCCTCCCGGTTGTGCACATCACAGAGGTCCACATTGAGCTCAGTCTTCTTTTGCAGATCCGCCAAAACCAGAGAGGGGTTAAAGCCATCGAAGGGTTCAGCGATATGACTCTTCACGCCTTTTACATACAGGACCGGCATGATTTTCCCCACCGAACCTTCATAAAATATCGCCTTGCCCGTGCTTTGATTAAAATAGGGCTCGCTGTTGATTGCCAGAACATAATCCAGTTGGTATTTGTCCCGCAGGGTAGTTATCAGGGGGATAGCGTTGAGCATTCCCCGGGAAATTGTCTCTTCGTCAGGAACGCTGAGTAGCAGGATATTGCCTGGGAAATCCTCTTGCCGGGAAAAGTGCGCACAGAGGGCCAGTTGAATTGCTGCGCCCGACTTCATATCAGCGCTGCCCCGGCCAAAGGTCCACGCGCCGGATTCAAGATCTCTCCGGGTCTGGCGGGAAAGGGGGCGGTGCCGCAGCGCTTCCTCAAGTTCATCAGGCCGTAGGGCAATATGCTTTAGCTTCCCAAAGTCCTCGATGTCGATGGAATCATGGTGGTGCAACAAAACGAGGGTCTTATCACCGCTACCCTTGACCAGGGCCCAGACCACATTCCTATGATATGGATCATCGGCCAGGGGATGCATGCCGCAGAGGTCGCTGTGTTCATAGAAGTAGGGCTGCTCTTTAAGCCAAGTTAGAATCTGTTCCTCAATATATGTCTCTCGTGGGCTGTTGGTATCGCTTTGGGTCGCCAGTAAGCGCAGGAATAAGGGACGGATTATTTCTTCATACATCTAACGCCCACCTCACAAATAAAAGTTTAGCCATCCCAAACATAGGCCTAATTAGATACTACCACAGATTGCTTCTGTTACCTTCACTCTATGCAAAATCGTATTCCGCCAATTCCGCATGACGAAGAAAACAGGGCTATCCCTGCTTCTAGTTAAACCAGCTTACGAATCTCGATGAAAAGGTTGTTCTTGCTCACTGCTATTCTCCAGAAATGTTTAGCTTAACAGCTGTTGCTATCAGCTCTTTAATCAGTTCCTCGTTAATTTCGTTCAGGCCCTTAATCTTAAGATGCCGCATCTTGTCGCCGCTTCCTTCAAGCAGTTTGCTGGGGTCAGCCATTTCTGAGCCACGGAAAAAGCCAAGATTAACATGGGTTTTGAAAGCCTTAAAATAACAGAGCAGTGAACAAGCCTCCACCAATCGGATTGTTAAGGAAGCTAGCATCGGCGAGGGCATGCTTTTTTACTACTTCGGGAGTAAAAAGGAGCTCTTTCATTACTTAATCGAATATAGTTTATAGTTTCTAGATGATCAATATCTTCCCCGGCTTGATGAGGATGAGCCGGACTTCATCGAGAAAAGCAAACAGTTTGCCCAGGTAAAAATGCAGTCTTACACTGAATGACGACAGGGGAAAGCCAGGCAATGGCGGAAACCATGGATAATCCGGCAGTTATTGCGATGATTGGCCCTGCCTATGGTGCGGATAATTACACAACCGGTCCAATGATGGCACATCAAATGTTACTTTTTACTGCCCTTGCGGTTGCGGTAATGAGCATAATGCTTGTCACCAGACACACACGGGGCGATGAAGAGGACGGGCGCATTGAAATGTTCCGATCCTTGCCCGTAGGACGACTGTCAAACCTTAGCGCAACGATGCTGGTTGCAGTGGGAGTAAATCTGGGTATGGCGCTGATTTTTGGTTTTGGCCTGCATGCAATGGGCATGGACGGCGCCGACCTTGGTGGATCGCTGCTTTATGGCGCAGTCTTGGGTGCTGTCGGAATCATTTTTGCCGCGATTACTGCATTCTTTGCTCAGCTTACCGAGTCATCCCGCGGTGCCATGGGCTACTCCTTTGCCACCTTGGGTGTGTTGTATTTGATTCGGGCGGTTGGCGATGTGAGCAGCGAAGCCCTGGCCTGGTTCTCGCCCCTGGGCTGGGTGCTGCGAGCGCAAGTGTATGTAAATGATTACTGGTGGCCGATTCTACTGACTGTGGCAGCTGCCATGATAATTACGGCTTTTGCTCTGCACTTGAATTCAATTCGAGATTTGGACGCCGGATTTATTGCTGCAAAACCAGGCAGGAAAAGTGCATCCCGCTACCTGCAAAGCCCGCTGGGGCTGGCCGCACGGCTATTGCGTACAGTAAGCATTGGCTGGGCTGTTACGCTCTTTGTGTTCGGTGCCGCTTACGGCTCGGTATTCGGAGATATGCAGAGCTACTACGACGCCAATGAGCTAATCCAGCAAATGTTACCGCCACTTGAGGGATTTACGATTACCGAGCAGTTTATGACTTTGCTGATGGTAGTCCTTGCCTTCACGGCGGCAATTCCATCGCTGTTGGTCATTTTCAGACTGAAGGGAGAAGAGAACAAAAACCGCACCGAGCATATTTATGCCCGGGCCGTGTCCCGTTCCCGTTTGCTGGGTAGCTACCTGTTTATTTCTGTGGTTCTGGGCGCCGTGATGCTCTTCTTGGCTGCAATTGGTATGTGGTCGGCAGCCGTTGGTGTAATGGAGGATCCGGTAGCTCTTAGCTCATTCATCAATGGCGCCATGGTTTACGTGCCTGCCATATTGGCGATGGTTGGCTTGGCAGTGTTCCTGGTCGGCTTCTTTCCACGCTGGACTTCAATACTCTGGGTCTATCTGGGCTTTGCATTCTTTGCCGGTTATTTTGGCGAATTGTTGAAATTGCCCCAGTGGCTGCTGAATTTATCGGTATTTGAACATGTGCCCCAACTACCGGTCGACGAAATGAACTTCACTGTTCTGGCGGCCCTGACGGTGTTTGCCATTGTATTCACGGGACTTGGCTTTGCGGGCTACAACCGACGCGATATATTTGGGTAACAAGCAAAACATCAGTGGGGTATATACCCTGCTGATGGTTTGCTGCTTTTATTGAGAATATTGCCATCAAAGCGTATTTCTTTGGTAAAATAGTAGCGGGAGGGGATTAATGTGTTGAGCAGGAGGAATTCTGGGATTAAACTAATGCTTCTCGGTATTAACCTGACATTGGTGGGCGGTATTCTCGCTGTCGACCCGCATTCAAGTTTCGGGGGGTTGGAATTCGTGCTGGTACTTGGAGGGTTAATAGTTTCTTTTTTGGGCTTAAGCAGCAAGGATTAATTAAGGGCAGGCGGCTGCCAGATAAGGAGCACAGATCATGAAACTTGATGAAAATATAATACGCACTATTGCTTCTCGCCATGGCTTTAATATCGATGCAGAGGCACTGGACCTCAATAACTCGGGCATGGATTTTGTTACCCTTTTTGCCAGGGCAAAAAAGGATAATAGTAAATGGGTGCTGCGATTTCCCCGACGGCAAGACGTGCTTAAGCGCATGGATTATGAGCGAGATGTTTTGGAATTGGTGAAAGATCAACTCCAAGTTGAGGTTCCAGACTGGCAGGTTGTGACCGATGAAATGGTGGCATACCCGCTGCTCAGTGGAATTCCTGCCGGAACAATTAATCCGGAATTGGGCGACTATGAGTGGTATATTGATTCAAAGTCGCCACCTGAGGCCTATGTTAAATCCGTGGCCGCAACCTTGGCTGAGCTCCATGGCGTTAGGTTTGAAACTGGCGAGCATACCGCTATCCGTGTCGAGGGGCCGGAACAAGTGCGGCAGGCAATGGCCAGGAACATGGACGCGATCCGGGAGCTGCTTGGTGTTTCCGATGCCCGCTGGGCTCGGTGGCAGCGTTGGCTCGCCAATGACGCTCTGTGGCCTCAGCACTCGGTATTTATGCACGGGGATTTCCATCCCGGGCACACCTTGGTTGATGAAACAGGAAAGCTGACCGGTTTAATCGACTGGACGGAGGCGGCTGTAAATGATCCGGCCAAGGACTTCGTAGTGTTCTATGCCGCCTTTGGTGAGGGAACTCTGGATTTTGTCTTGGAGCAGTACCAAGCTGCTGGCGGCCGGGTGTGGCCCGGAATGAAGGAACATATAGTCGAGCGGTGGAATGCTAATCCTGTAGACTACGCTCTGTTCGCGCTGGATACCGGTAAAGAAGAGCACATCGAAGGGGCCAGGGAGTCCCTGGCCTGGACTGACTGAACTCGTTGGGCCTTCAGGGAAAGGAGCAAATAATGGTCAGTTACGCAGTCAAACCGCTTTCGCCGGAGACCTGGGATGATTTCGAGCAGCTGTTTGTAAAACATAAGGGCGTGCGTGGTGGCTGTTGGTGTATGTACCACCGTCTTTCCTCATCGGAGTTTAATAGACTCTCCAAGGAAGAGCGGCGAGAACGTCATAAAGAGTTGACTTTACGGGGTAAGGGCCACGGCCTGCTGGTATATGACGGCCAGACTCCGGTGGCCTGGTGCCATTTTGGCCCCGCGGACGTATTTATTCAGTATGACCGCAGCCGCGCTTACTCTCGGCTTGCCATTGCCCCAGAACACAAACCAGATTGGCGGATCGCTTGCATCTTTGTCGATAAGCATCACCGCAAGCAAGGTCTCTCTGCCTTTACCCTTCATGCAACAATGCAAATGATTCGTGGAAAGGGCGGTGGTGTAATCGAAGCATTTCCACTGCATGTGCCGGGAGTAGAACGACCATCGTATACAGGGTCAATTGCAATGTATGAGCGGGAAGGCTTCGAAGAAGTGTGTCCGCTGGGGGTAAACAAAATTTTAATGCGTCGAATAATGAAGTAGGGGATGCCTTTAAGGCGATCCCCTTTTATATTCTTTTGAACATTACGGGAAGACTAACATAAGACAAATTTATTGACATGTTTTAGGTTGGCGCATATACTGAAAGTATAATTCGTCATGTGGCGAAATATAGGAGGGAAGCAATGAAAGAGACCCTGGCAATCACTAAAGCCCTAGCGGATGAAAACCGGTTGCGGATAATTATGATGGTAAAAAATCAGGAAGCATGCGTGTGTCAAATCGTGGAGGTTTTGGGGTTTGCCCCCTCCACAGTTTCTAAGCACCTGTCCATTTTAAAGGGAGCAGGCTTGATAGACTGTCATAAGCGAGGAAGATGGATATATTATTTTCTGCCTAAAGCTCCCAGTGCAACTGTCAAAGCTGCCCTGGACTGGGTCATGGAATCCTTAGAGGATAGCGAAATAATCATACGAGACAGTTTGCATGGCAAGGTTGTCTGTGAACAGGATCCTGGGCTGTTCGCGAAAATACAGCGAGAGCGTTAAATATATAAAGATGTGGAGTGGTAAATGTGAAGCAAGTTCAAGTATTTGATCCCGCGATGTGTTGTTCGACAGGTGTTTGTGGCCCCAGTGTAGACCCGGAATTAACCAGGATTGCTGCGGCTTTGGAACAATTGAAAAAAAACGGAGTTGAAGTTATACGGCATAATTTGGGGCAGTCCCCACAGGCGTTTGCAGAGAATGCTGAAGTAGGAAAGTTGCTCAAGGAAAAGGGGCCGGAAGTATTACCGATAACCATTGTCGACGGCCAGGTGGTCAAGACAGGTAGTTATCCCACCGATGCGGAGTTAGATAGTTGGTTGGGTGGCGAGGCTGGTTCTACAGATAACTTCTTGTCCGCACAGGTGCGAGAACTGATTGCGATTGGCGCAGCAATTGCCTCTAATTGTGAGCCTTGTTTCAGATATCACTATGATCAGGCTCGAAAGCTAGGCGTCTCTAAGCAAGAGATGATTGAAGCTGTAGAAGTGGCGGATGCTGTTAAGAGGGCCCCCGCTCGAAATATCCTTACGCTTGCTGAACGCTTCCTGGTGGGGCAACCCACTGCTCTGCAGGGTAATGCCGGTTGTTGCGGCTCCGATGAAGAAGGGTGCTGCTAAATTAATACTTGTATGCTAGCTATGATTGAGGAGATGAAATAATTGACCCGACGATTTAAGCCAGATAATTTAGCCTTGACAAGACATCTGTTTTTCACCGGCAAAGGCGGCGTTGGCAAAACGTCGACTGCTTGTGCTACAGCAATCGCCTTGGCCGACATGGGCAAGCGGGTTTTGATTGTGAGCACTGATCCTGCATCCAATTTGGATGATGTCTTTGAGGTTGAGTTAGGAAATGAACCGACAGCCATTCAGGGTGTTGAATGGCTGTATGGCGCTAATCTCGATCCGGAGAAAGCGGCCTCGGACTACCGGGAGAAAGTGGTGGGGCCGTACCGGGGCGTATTGCCAGATGCGGCGGTGGCCCAGATTGAGGAGCAATTGTCCGGGGCTTGCACTGTAGAGATAGCGGCTTTCGACGAATTTACTAATCTTCTGGCTAAACCCGAAGTAACCGCGGAATTTGACCATGTTATATTTGACACTGCGCCGACAGGCCACACCTTGCGTTTACTCCAGCTGCCCAAGGCGTGGAGTGGTTTTCTGGATGAGAACGAGCATGGCGCTTCCTGTTTGGGGCCCCTGTCCGGCCTGGGAGACAAAAAAGACCTGTACGCAAAAACGGTCGCTGCCTTGGCCGACGGTTCTTTAACCACATTAGTTTTGGTTTCACGTCCCGAGAGCTCCTCATTTACAGAGGCCGAGCGGGCCAGTCAGGACTTAAGGGAGTTGGGAGTAGCAAACCAGATTTTGATCGTCAATGGCTTGTTTGAATCCCCCACCCAGGATGCTGTGGCCACTGCCTTGCGACAGCGGCAGGAACAGGCGGTAGCAGCCATGCCTGCTACCTTAAAATCTGTATCAAATTACTCCATTCCCTTGGTTCCGCATAATTTAACCGGTGTCGAACATCTACGCGCCCTTTTTTCTGAGCAGAAGGGTATGGCAAGTGATGTTTCGCAAAGTGTATCGGTGCCGGATCTTCCCGGTCTGTGCCAGCTGGTAGATGAGTTGGCGCCCAAAAAACAGGGTGTAGTCATGACCATGGGAAAAGGCGGGGTAGGCAAAACTACAATTGCCTCTGCACTCGCGGTTGCCTTGGCTGAACGTGGCTTGAAAGTTCATTTGACGACAACAGATCCTGCCGCCCATTTAGCACAAACCCTGGGGGCTGAGCAGGAGAATGGCAATTTGCAGCTAAGCAGGATTGATCCCAAGGCAGAGATTGAGAAATATCGCCAAGAGGTACTGAGCACAGTTGGCCCAACCCTTGACGAAGAGGGGTTGGCCCTGCTCAAGGAAGATTTGGAATCACCGTGTACGGAGGAAATTGCTGTATTTCGAGCCTTTGCTCAGGTAGTGGATGACGCAGAAGGGGCATTTATTGTCCTGGATACAGCGCCCACCGGACATACTTTGCTTCTATTAGATGCGGCGCAAAGTTATCATCGGGAAGTTCAGCGTTCAACCGGCGAGGTACCCGAGTCGGTTAGGAAATTATTGCCGAAATTGCGGAATCCTGACCAAACTCATGTTGTGTTGGTTACGCTACCCGAGGCAACGCCTGTTTTTGAGGCCAGTCGGCTGCAGGGTGATTTGAGGAGGGCCGAAATTGAGCCAGCCTGGTGGGTAATAAACCAAAGCTGGAATGATATCGATACAACCGACCCGATTTTGGTGGGGAGGGCAAAGTCAGAGTATCCCTGGATTACTGAAGTGAAGGATAAGTTAGCCCAAAAGTGTGCTCTCGTTAGATGGCAAATTGAGGAACCTGTCGGATGGCAGAACCTCAAGAAATTAACTGGGAGGTAGGACAATGCCTGCTTATGATTTTAAGTGTCAGGATTGTGAAACAGTTTATGAGGCCCGCGTTCCGATGCAGGAGTTAAACAAGTCAAAGTTGCCCAAGTGTCCGCGATGTCAGTCGACCAATGTAAAGCAAGTCTTTCGCTCGGTGAGCTTTAACCGCGGGCGTTCGCAGCGAGGCGGGTGTTGCGGCCCGTCATGTAATTGTTAGCGTAGTTAAAGGTTGTAGTGACGCGAGCGGTGTTATGCCAAACTAAAAGAAGCAGTAATGAAA belongs to Bacillota bacterium and includes:
- the arsD gene encoding arsenite efflux transporter metallochaperone ArsD; translation: MKQVQVFDPAMCCSTGVCGPSVDPELTRIAAALEQLKKNGVEVIRHNLGQSPQAFAENAEVGKLLKEKGPEVLPITIVDGQVVKTGSYPTDAELDSWLGGEAGSTDNFLSAQVRELIAIGAAIASNCEPCFRYHYDQARKLGVSKQEMIEAVEVADAVKRAPARNILTLAERFLVGQPTALQGNAGCCGSDEEGCC
- a CDS encoding DUF1801 domain-containing protein, which produces MPSPMLASLTIRLVEACSLLCYFKAFKTHVNLGFFRGSEMADPSKLLEGSGDKMRHLKIKGLNEINEELIKELIATAVKLNISGE
- the arsA gene encoding arsenical pump-driving ATPase: MTRRFKPDNLALTRHLFFTGKGGVGKTSTACATAIALADMGKRVLIVSTDPASNLDDVFEVELGNEPTAIQGVEWLYGANLDPEKAASDYREKVVGPYRGVLPDAAVAQIEEQLSGACTVEIAAFDEFTNLLAKPEVTAEFDHVIFDTAPTGHTLRLLQLPKAWSGFLDENEHGASCLGPLSGLGDKKDLYAKTVAALADGSLTTLVLVSRPESSSFTEAERASQDLRELGVANQILIVNGLFESPTQDAVATALRQRQEQAVAAMPATLKSVSNYSIPLVPHNLTGVEHLRALFSEQKGMASDVSQSVSVPDLPGLCQLVDELAPKKQGVVMTMGKGGVGKTTIASALAVALAERGLKVHLTTTDPAAHLAQTLGAEQENGNLQLSRIDPKAEIEKYRQEVLSTVGPTLDEEGLALLKEDLESPCTEEIAVFRAFAQVVDDAEGAFIVLDTAPTGHTLLLLDAAQSYHREVQRSTGEVPESVRKLLPKLRNPDQTHVVLVTLPEATPVFEASRLQGDLRRAEIEPAWWVINQSWNDIDTTDPILVGRAKSEYPWITEVKDKLAQKCALVRWQIEEPVGWQNLKKLTGR
- a CDS encoding TetR/AcrR family transcriptional regulator, with product MVKEASIGEGMLFYYFGSKKELFHYLIEYSL
- a CDS encoding winged helix-turn-helix transcriptional regulator is translated as MKETLAITKALADENRLRIIMMVKNQEACVCQIVEVLGFAPSTVSKHLSILKGAGLIDCHKRGRWIYYFLPKAPSATVKAALDWVMESLEDSEIIIRDSLHGKVVCEQDPGLFAKIQRER
- a CDS encoding ABC transporter permease; this translates as MTTGESQAMAETMDNPAVIAMIGPAYGADNYTTGPMMAHQMLLFTALAVAVMSIMLVTRHTRGDEEDGRIEMFRSLPVGRLSNLSATMLVAVGVNLGMALIFGFGLHAMGMDGADLGGSLLYGAVLGAVGIIFAAITAFFAQLTESSRGAMGYSFATLGVLYLIRAVGDVSSEALAWFSPLGWVLRAQVYVNDYWWPILLTVAAAMIITAFALHLNSIRDLDAGFIAAKPGRKSASRYLQSPLGLAARLLRTVSIGWAVTLFVFGAAYGSVFGDMQSYYDANELIQQMLPPLEGFTITEQFMTLLMVVLAFTAAIPSLLVIFRLKGEENKNRTEHIYARAVSRSRLLGSYLFISVVLGAVMLFLAAIGMWSAAVGVMEDPVALSSFINGAMVYVPAILAMVGLAVFLVGFFPRWTSILWVYLGFAFFAGYFGELLKLPQWLLNLSVFEHVPQLPVDEMNFTVLAALTVFAIVFTGLGFAGYNRRDIFG
- a CDS encoding zinc ribbon domain-containing protein, with product MPAYDFKCQDCETVYEARVPMQELNKSKLPKCPRCQSTNVKQVFRSVSFNRGRSQRGGCCGPSCNC
- a CDS encoding DUF2812 domain-containing protein, whose product is MKFYIDVFKDGGAFVPENHPDVEAYRRMCEDSGWNFVTSRYHYQIFAAAADESPTPIHTDLQLQQRLVETVLWKREFISILVSFIMLIAVSYWILTSVSYTSLLFFTGVLTLLIPGFGIYLFILATYLFYKMLRAKRKIASGQSMEFPSLKDARRRVRALFIPTGVFLVFLFASIVADAFFAPFNIALVFLPPPEQGVCVNGNSSCGGRFSHYIVFAVFGYPEL
- a CDS encoding GNAT family N-acetyltransferase, translating into MVSYAVKPLSPETWDDFEQLFVKHKGVRGGCWCMYHRLSSSEFNRLSKEERRERHKELTLRGKGHGLLVYDGQTPVAWCHFGPADVFIQYDRSRAYSRLAIAPEHKPDWRIACIFVDKHHRKQGLSAFTLHATMQMIRGKGGGVIEAFPLHVPGVERPSYTGSIAMYEREGFEEVCPLGVNKILMRRIMK
- a CDS encoding M20/M25/M40 family metallo-hydrolase, with the protein product MYEEIIRPLFLRLLATQSDTNSPRETYIEEQILTWLKEQPYFYEHSDLCGMHPLADDPYHRNVVWALVKGSGDKTLVLLHHHDSIDIEDFGKLKHIALRPDELEEALRHRPLSRQTRRDLESGAWTFGRGSADMKSGAAIQLALCAHFSRQEDFPGNILLLSVPDEETISRGMLNAIPLITTLRDKYQLDYVLAINSEPYFNQSTGKAIFYEGSVGKIMPVLYVKGVKSHIAEPFDGFNPSLVLADLQKKTELNVDLCDVHNREATPPPVWVNLKDRKKAYDASIPEAATGYFNWLTFTRSPQDIVKKLYSLSRRTLRDTLIHFQDAYENYCNLTGQEPDDVSFEPRVYTFEMIYNLALENDTGLFSEAYDLFLAKLAELVRGNKITLPEATTRMIEFVTEWLDMEGPAIVIALSGPYYPHVNNQYIEKKPPLSLVDTINRFAEEKYNLTFESQAFFMGMSDLSYASWAGNNEDVELIRANSPGWDTVYHIPFDKLKTLNMPVVNIGPWGKDLHKVTERVLTEDVYERIPAIIEHLINQYLET